The Rhodothermus sp. nucleotide sequence CGTGTCCGACCAGTGCCCGGACCACCCCATAACCTGCTGCCTCACAATGTTGCTGAATCGCATGGCTGATATCGCCGATACGCTTGCCGGCTACAGCCTGCGCCACGCCTTTCTCCAGCGCCTCATACGTTACCCGGCAGAGCCGCACGTTTTCTGGATCCAGTACGCCTACCCCAAAGGTGTAGGCACTATCGCCGTAGAAGCCCCGATACCGCACGCCACAGTCTATCGACACTACATCTCCTTCCCGCAACTGATAATCGCCCGGAATACCATGCACCACCTGGTCATTTACGGAGACACACAGCGTAGCCGGATAGACCTGTCGCCCCACCCGGTAGCCCTTAAAGGCCGGCTCAGCCCCCTGCGTTCGGATAAAGTCTTCGGCAATCGCATCCAGTTCCGCCGTGGTTACGCCCGGACGAATATAGCGCGCCACTGTGGCCAGGGTGCGACCCACCAGCTCGGCACACTGACGCAGGAGGTCAATCTCTTTTTCTGTTTTGATATGAATCATATCCGGGCCTTTTAGAAACGTCGTCCGCGCACCCGCGTGCCCTTCATAAATCCTTCGTAGTGCCGCATAAGCAGATGGCTTTCGATCTGCTGCAGCGTGTCGAGCATCACGCCCACGATGATGAGGAGGCTGGTGCCGCCAAAAAAGTGGGCAAAGCCGGCCGTCACGCCTGCCCGCATGGCAAAAGCCGGAATGATCGCCACAATCCCCAGAAAAATGGCACCGGGCAGAGTGATACGTGTCAGAATCGTATCAATGAAATCACTGGTCTGTTTCCCCGGTCGCACCCCCGGGATAAAGCCTCCTTGCCGCTTTAGCGTGTCTGCCATTTCCCGAGGGTTCACAGCAATAGCAGTGTAGAAATAGGTAAAGAATACAACCAGCACAAAAAAGAGCGAGGAATATCCCCAGCCCGAAATATCCGAGAAAAAGCTCCCGAACTGCTGCATAAAATCGCTTCCCGGGAAAAAGGTCGCGATCGTGGCAGGCACAAACATAATCGACTGGGCAAAGATAATCGGCATCACACCGGCCGCATTGACGCGAAGGGGCAAATACTGCGTTACCCCTCCATAAACCCGGCGTCCCACTACCCGCTTAGCATACTGCACAGGAATGCGGCGGGTCCCCTGCGTTACCAGCACCACTCCGGCCGTAATCACCACAAAAACAGCCAGCTCCAACAGCACAATGAAGAGGTTGTCTTTGAGGGTAAACTCGTTGTAAATGGCCTGTGGCAGAAAGGCAATGATGCTCACCATGATGATGAGCGAAATGCCATTGCCAATGCCATTTTCTGTGATCCGCTCACCCAGCCACATGACGAAGACCGTACCGGCCGTTAGAACAATGACGGCGATCAACATAAAAAAGGCCGGACTGACTATGATGGCCTGTCCGGTAGCACCGTAGCGCAGGTTGATCGCATAGCCTACAGCCTGCAGCGCCGTAATACCGACCGTCAGATAGCGGGTCATCTGGGTAATTTTGCGGCGTCCCTCCTCGCCTTCACGCTGCAGCTTCTGAAAGTAAGGCACAACGGCCCCCATCAACTGAATGATGATGGAAGCCGTAATGTAGGGCATGATGCCCAGTGCAAAGATGCCCGCCTGGGAAAAGGCGCCCCCGACGAACAGATCGATCAGGCCAAACAGGTTATTGGTACCTGCCTGTCGATTGACCTCGGCCAGAATGTGGGCATCTACGCCGGGCAGCGTTACATAGGTGCCGATCCGATAAACGACCAGCAAGCCAAGCGTGTAAAGCACACGCTGCCGCAGCTCCTCAATCTTCCAGATATTGCGAATGCTTTCTGTAAAACCCGCCATAATTTGCTGTAGGCTTGACGTCCCTTTACGAGACGCAGCTGCGCTTAAGGGTCAGCTAATCACCGTGGCCGTTCCACCCGCTGCTTCAATCTTCTGACGAGCTGACGCGCTGAAGGCATGCGCTGAAAGCTGCAACGCCACCGACAGCTCTCCGTCGCCCAGAATCTTGATACGATCGCGCTTTCGCGCCAGACCGGCAGCCACCAGCGTTTCCGGCGTAATAGGGGCATCGGCCGAGAGACGGCCTGCCTCGATCCACCGGACCAGGTCCTCCAGATTGATTATCCGGTATTCCTTCCGGAACGGACTGCGAAAACCCCGTTTGGGCACGCGCCGCACCAGCGGCATCTGCCCTCCTTCAAAGTAAGCCGGAATCTTCTGGCCGCTCCGCGACTTCTGTCCTTTGGTACCACGGGTGGAGCTGTGTCCACCATAGCCTGATCCCACGCCACGTCCCAGTCGCTTACGCTTGCGAACGGCTCCTTTTGCCGGTTTCAATCGACTCAGATCCATGGTCGTCCAACCGTTTTACGCACGGATTGCGCGTGCTTTAGGCTTCGATTTCTTCGACACGAACCAGGTGCTCCACCTTTTTAATCATACCCCGAATCTGGGGTGTATCATTGTGGACCACCGTACGGCCGATACGTCGCAGGCCCAGCGCCTCCAGCGTGCGGCGCTGCCGTGCCGGATAATCGATCACGCTGCGCACCTGCGTAATTTTCAGCTTTTTTTGCTTTTTTGCCGCCATAGGTCCTTCCGTGGTCCATCGCGTTACCCTTCAAACACCTTCTGTAGCGAAACGCCCCGGCGCTGAGCAACCTCCAGCGGGTCCTCCAGTTGCTCCAGGGCGTTCATGGTCGCTGCCACCAGATTGTAGGGATTGGTCGATCCCAGCGCCTTACAGAGTACATCGGTGATCCCGGCGCATTCCAGCACGGCACGCGCGCCACTACCAGCGATCACGCCGGTACCGGGCGCAGCCGGCTTCAGCAGCACACGGGCGGCATCCTGTCGGCCAATCACCGGATGGGGAATGGTGCCATGTCGAATCGGGACACGGATCAGGTTCTTCTTGGCATTCTCAGTGGCTTTGGCAATGGCGTCAGCCACCTCACGCGCCTTGCCTACGCCCGATCCAACCAAGCCATCCCCATCGCCGACGACAACCACCGCACTGAAGGAAAAGCGCCGACCGCCCTGCACGACTTTGGCGACACGCTTGACCGACACCAGCCGCTCGATCCACTGCTGCTGTTCAACCGCAGTGCGCTGGCGCTGTCGACGTCGATTACGGTTACGACTTTTCTGCTGTGCCATAATCTTCTGTCCCCCTTTGTCCAATGTCGGGAAGCTCAGAACTGAAGGCCGCCCTCACGGGCACCTTCAGCCAGGGCCTTAACCCGGCCGTGGTATTTGTAAGCGTTTCGGTCAAACACCACCTTGGTCACCTTGGCGGCCAGAGCTCGCTGCGCAACTCGCCGCCCTACCTCCCGACTGATTTCCATCTTGCTTCCGGGTGGCATATCGCTTTCCAGGCTTGAAGCAGCAGCCAGCGTATGGCCCCGCGTATCGTCAATCACCTGAGCATAAATGTGCTTGTTGGACCGATACACGCACAGGCGTGGACGTTCCGGCGTACCGCGAATCTTTTTCTTCAAGCCGCGCTTAACGCGAGCCCGACGCTCCTTTTTGCGTTTCAACTCGTTAATCATGGCCGTTTAGCAGGTTTGCCGGAAGATTACCGACCTTCCGGTGGTTAACGACACAAGCAGACCTTAACGACCGGCCGTCTTACCAGCCTTCCGCCGCACGTACTCGCCAACGTAGCGAATACCTTTGCCCTTGTAAGGCTCCGGCGGCCTCAGGGAACGAATCTTTGCCGCTACCTGTCCGACCAGCTGCTTGTCAATCCCCTCAACCACTACGATCGGGTTACTACCACGCTCACTCCGCACGGAAATTTTGATGCCTTCGGGCGGTACAAAATAAATGGGGTGTGAATATCCCAGCGTTAGCTCCAAGAGATTGCCCGACATAGCCGCCCGGAATCCAATGCCAATGATTTCCAGCTCCTTGCGATAGCCCTGGGTCACCCCTGTCACCATATTCTGAATCAGGGCACGGTAGAGTCCGTGCAATGCCCGATGCCGCTTCTGGTCGGTCGGGCGTAACACGCGGACCGTCTTGTCCTGGACCTCTACCGTGATATCCGGATCCACCTGTAGCGTGAGCGTTCCTTTAGGACCGGTTACGGTTACCACATTATTGGGGGCAACCTCAACGCGCACGCCATCGGGCAGATGGATCGGCAATTTCCCTATCCGCGACATGGTTTGTCTTGTTTAGCTGTGAAGCAGATCCGTGGCTCTCGGTGGCTTAGAACACGTAGGCCAGAACTTCGCCGCCAATGTGCAGCTTGCGCGCCTCTTTATCGGTCATGACACCCTGGGAGGTCGAGATAATGGCGACCCCCAGTCCGTTACGTACCCGTGGCAACGCATCTGCGCCCACATACTGGCGCCGTCCGGGCTTGGAAACGCGCTTCAGCTCCCGAATCGCCGGATTGCCATTCCGATCGTACTTCAAGTAGATGCGCAGCAACCCCTGTTTCCCGTCGTCAATATCCAGGTAGCGCTGCACATAGCCTTTATCCACCAGAATCTGGGTGATGGCCCGCTTCAGTTTGGAAGCAGGAATATCGACGTACACTTTACGCGCCATCTGCGCATTGCGCAGCCGCGTCAGGTAATCGGCAATTGGATCCGTAAGCCCACTCATGGTTGTTTTCGTTGACTGAAATCAGGGTTACCAGCTGGCTTTGCGAACCCCGGGAATTTTCCCCTCCAGAGCCATCTGGCGAAAGACGATACGCGAGACGCCAAACTTGCGCAGGTAGCCTCGCGCCCGTCCTGTCAGCGGACAGCGGTTCCGCAACCGGACTGGACTGGAATTTCGTGGGAGCTTCTGGAGCCCAATCCAGTCCCCTGCCTCCTTGAGCTGACGCCGCTTCTCGGCGTACTTGGCTACCAGTTCACGGCGTTTCTTTTCGCGTGCCATCCAACATTTCTTAGCCATAGCGCCTTATGCTGCCTTTGCTTTCGGTTCCTCCCGACGGACAAAGGGCATGCCCAGCAATTTCAGCAGGGCATAGGCTTCTTCATCCGTTTTCGCCGTGGTTACGAACGTGATATCGAAGCCACTGATGCGTTCGACCTTGTCCACGTCAATCTCGGGAAAGATAATCTGTTCAGGAATGCCCAGCGTGTAGTTGCCTCGCCCGTCGAAACTACGGTCTGAGACGCCCCGGAAATCCCGCATCCGGGGCAGCGCCAGGGTGACCAGCCGATCAAAGAATTCATACATCCGATCACCTCGTAGCGTGACCGACACGCCTACGGGCATCCCTTTGCGAATCTTGAAGTTGGAAATGCTCTTTTTGGCGCGACGCACAACCGGATGCTGTCCGGTAATCAGCCGGATTTCCTCGATCGCGTCGTCCAGCAGCTTTTTGTTCTGAGCGGCCTCCCCCACGCCTTTGTTAACGCAGATTTTAACCAGGCGGGGCACCTCCATCACATTGCGGTACCCGAACTGTTTCATCAGGGCGGGTACCACTTCTTCCCGATACTTTTTTTTCAGTCGCGGAATGTAAGTCATGGCTCCCTTCTATTCTGGGCTTTGGCGCATGCCGGCTTCATCGATCCAGTTCTTCACCGGTGGTTTTCGCATAGCGCACCCAGCGTCCGCGTCCCGTAGCCGGGTCTTCCACCCATTTGCGCCCCACCCGCGTAGGTCGTCCGTTACTGTCAAGCGGCATCACGTTCGAGACGTGGATGGGCATTTCCTGCTGGATGCGCCCACCCTGCGGATATTTCGGGCTGGGACGCACATGCCGGATGCGCAGGTTCACGCCTTCCACAATCACACGCTGCTTCTTGGGGAAGACGCGTAGAATGCGGCCTTCCTTACCTTTGTCGTTGCCGGCGATCACGCGCACCAGATCGCCCCGTTTTACGTGCAGCTTGGGTTGCTTATTTTTCTTACGCGGCATGGCCTTCTGCAACGCTTAGGTTGTACGCGGCGGCTCACACGACTTCAGGGGCCAGCGAAACAATACGCATGAAGCGTTTGTCGCGTAGCTCCCGCGCCACCGGCCCAAAGATACGGGTACCAATCGGCTCATCCTGGTTGTTAATCAGAACCGCCGCATTATCATCAAAACGAATGTAAGTTCCGTCAGGCCGGCGATACTCCTTCCTGGTACGGACGACCACAGCTTTCACCACGTCGCCCTTCTTTACGCTACCCCCCGGAATTGCCGACTTGACGGAAACCACAATTTTATCTCCTACGCGGGCGTAGCGCTTGTGGCTTCCGCCCAGCACCCGAATGCAGAGCACTTCTTTGGCTCCGCTGTTATCGGCAACAACCAGCCTGCTTTCCTGCTGAATCATGGTCGTTCCTGGGCTTTACTTGGCCCGTTCGATAATTTCAACGAGGCGCCAGCGCTTGCGCTTCGAGAGCGGTCGCGTTTCCATGATACGGACGACGTCGCCCTCCTGGGCCTCGTTGTGTTCGTCATGGGCCATCAATTTCGTGGTACGCTTGATATACTTGCCATAGAGCGGATGCTTGATCTGTCGCTCGACAGCAACCGTGATCGTCTTGTCCATCTTATTGCTGACGACCACGCCGATCCGCTCTTTCCGGCGTCCGCGTTGGGTCTTTTGCGTCTGCTGTTCGTTGGCCATAGCTCCTTTTTGACAACTTGGTGAGCCGCGCCCTCACCAACGACCGCGTTTTATCTATTTAGCGGAAGCTTGCTGGGCTTCCCGAAGCTTTTCATTGTAGATTGTCTTCAACCGTGCAATAAGCCGGCGCTTGTTGCGCAGCTGCATGGGATTCTCAAGCTGCGCCACAGCATGCTGGAAGCGCAGCTGACGCAATTCTTCCTCCTCCGTTCGAATACGCTGGGCAATCTCTTCCAGGCTCATTGCACGGATTTCTTTCGGCTTCATAGCCCGCGTCCCAGGTTTGGATTAGCGTCTTGAAGTAGCGACCAGTTCAGGCCGCATGACAAATTTGGTCTTAATCGGCAACTTATGGGAAGCCAACCGGAGCGCCTCACGCGCCAACTCCTCAGGCACCCCGCCCACTTCGAAAAGAATACGTCCCGGTTGCACAACCGCAACCCAGAATTCCACCGAGCCCTTGCCTTTCCCCATACGGACTTCGGCCGGCTTTTTGGTCACGGGCTTATCCGGGAAAATGCGGATGTAAACCTTACCGGTACGCTTCAACTTACGCGTGATGGCCACTCGGGCCGCTTCGATTTGCCGGGCGGTTATACGCGCCGGCTCCAGCGCTTTGATCCCGAAATCACCAAATTCTAATTGGGTACCGCGGGACGCCAGGCCACGAATGCGGCCTTTCTGTTGCTTGCGGTACTTGGTGCGTCGGGGCATTAACATGGCTCCTACCTCCGCTTCGCTTACAGCGAGGGCGTACGAGGCCCCCGCAAGGGTTCAGGGTTAGCGTTCTTCGCCTGCAGCACGTCGACCGGCCCGTCGTGCCCGACGCCGACGCCGCCGCTCAGGCTGCTCCAGCGTCTGTTGCTGCTGCCGCTGAATCAACGCATTCGGGCTCAAATCCGGCTTACCAATAATCTCTCCCAGAAAAATCCAGACCTTCACTCCAATGGTGCCATAGATGGTGTAGGCCACAGCCTGCGCATAGTCAATATTGGCCCGGAGCGTATGCAGGGGCACACGGCCTTCCAGGTACTGCTCAGTACG carries:
- the map gene encoding type I methionyl aminopeptidase; the protein is MIHIKTEKEIDLLRQCAELVGRTLATVARYIRPGVTTAELDAIAEDFIRTQGAEPAFKGYRVGRQVYPATLCVSVNDQVVHGIPGDYQLREGDVVSIDCGVRYRGFYGDSAYTFGVGVLDPENVRLCRVTYEALEKGVAQAVAGKRIGDISHAIQQHCEAAGYGVVRALVGHGIGRRLHEEPQVPNVGRAGTGRRLRVGMTLCVEPMVNRGTYEVRLAEDGWTVYTADGQPSAHYEHMIVVRTGQPEVLTTFAYIEEVVEAPYKQTASPHGEAETHYAGR
- the secY gene encoding preprotein translocase subunit SecY, giving the protein MAGFTESIRNIWKIEELRQRVLYTLGLLVVYRIGTYVTLPGVDAHILAEVNRQAGTNNLFGLIDLFVGGAFSQAGIFALGIMPYITASIIIQLMGAVVPYFQKLQREGEEGRRKITQMTRYLTVGITALQAVGYAINLRYGATGQAIIVSPAFFMLIAVIVLTAGTVFVMWLGERITENGIGNGISLIIMVSIIAFLPQAIYNEFTLKDNLFIVLLELAVFVVITAGVVLVTQGTRRIPVQYAKRVVGRRVYGGVTQYLPLRVNAAGVMPIIFAQSIMFVPATIATFFPGSDFMQQFGSFFSDISGWGYSSLFFVLVVFFTYFYTAIAVNPREMADTLKRQGGFIPGVRPGKQTSDFIDTILTRITLPGAIFLGIVAIIPAFAMRAGVTAGFAHFFGGTSLLIIVGVMLDTLQQIESHLLMRHYEGFMKGTRVRGRRF
- the rplO gene encoding 50S ribosomal protein L15, encoding MDLSRLKPAKGAVRKRKRLGRGVGSGYGGHSSTRGTKGQKSRSGQKIPAYFEGGQMPLVRRVPKRGFRSPFRKEYRIINLEDLVRWIEAGRLSADAPITPETLVAAGLARKRDRIKILGDGELSVALQLSAHAFSASARQKIEAAGGTATVIS
- the rpmD gene encoding 50S ribosomal protein L30 — translated: MAAKKQKKLKITQVRSVIDYPARQRRTLEALGLRRIGRTVVHNDTPQIRGMIKKVEHLVRVEEIEA
- the rpsE gene encoding 30S ribosomal protein S5 encodes the protein MAQQKSRNRNRRRQRQRTAVEQQQWIERLVSVKRVAKVVQGGRRFSFSAVVVVGDGDGLVGSGVGKAREVADAIAKATENAKKNLIRVPIRHGTIPHPVIGRQDAARVLLKPAAPGTGVIAGSGARAVLECAGITDVLCKALGSTNPYNLVAATMNALEQLEDPLEVAQRRGVSLQKVFEG
- the rplR gene encoding 50S ribosomal protein L18 encodes the protein MINELKRKKERRARVKRGLKKKIRGTPERPRLCVYRSNKHIYAQVIDDTRGHTLAAASSLESDMPPGSKMEISREVGRRVAQRALAAKVTKVVFDRNAYKYHGRVKALAEGAREGGLQF
- the rplF gene encoding 50S ribosomal protein L6, with product MSRIGKLPIHLPDGVRVEVAPNNVVTVTGPKGTLTLQVDPDITVEVQDKTVRVLRPTDQKRHRALHGLYRALIQNMVTGVTQGYRKELEIIGIGFRAAMSGNLLELTLGYSHPIYFVPPEGIKISVRSERGSNPIVVVEGIDKQLVGQVAAKIRSLRPPEPYKGKGIRYVGEYVRRKAGKTAGR
- the rpsH gene encoding 30S ribosomal protein S8 codes for the protein MSGLTDPIADYLTRLRNAQMARKVYVDIPASKLKRAITQILVDKGYVQRYLDIDDGKQGLLRIYLKYDRNGNPAIRELKRVSKPGRRQYVGADALPRVRNGLGVAIISTSQGVMTDKEARKLHIGGEVLAYVF
- the rpsN gene encoding 30S ribosomal protein S14, with protein sequence MAKKCWMAREKKRRELVAKYAEKRRQLKEAGDWIGLQKLPRNSSPVRLRNRCPLTGRARGYLRKFGVSRIVFRQMALEGKIPGVRKASW
- the rplE gene encoding 50S ribosomal protein L5; the encoded protein is MTYIPRLKKKYREEVVPALMKQFGYRNVMEVPRLVKICVNKGVGEAAQNKKLLDDAIEEIRLITGQHPVVRRAKKSISNFKIRKGMPVGVSVTLRGDRMYEFFDRLVTLALPRMRDFRGVSDRSFDGRGNYTLGIPEQIIFPEIDVDKVERISGFDITFVTTAKTDEEAYALLKLLGMPFVRREEPKAKAA
- the rplX gene encoding 50S ribosomal protein L24 translates to MHVKRGDLVRVIAGNDKGKEGRILRVFPKKQRVIVEGVNLRIRHVRPSPKYPQGGRIQQEMPIHVSNVMPLDSNGRPTRVGRKWVEDPATGRGRWVRYAKTTGEELDR
- the rplN gene encoding 50S ribosomal protein L14; the protein is MIQQESRLVVADNSGAKEVLCIRVLGGSHKRYARVGDKIVVSVKSAIPGGSVKKGDVVKAVVVRTRKEYRRPDGTYIRFDDNAAVLINNQDEPIGTRIFGPVARELRDKRFMRIVSLAPEVV
- the rpsQ gene encoding 30S ribosomal protein S17, giving the protein MANEQQTQKTQRGRRKERIGVVVSNKMDKTITVAVERQIKHPLYGKYIKRTTKLMAHDEHNEAQEGDVVRIMETRPLSKRKRWRLVEIIERAK
- the rpmC gene encoding 50S ribosomal protein L29; its protein translation is MKPKEIRAMSLEEIAQRIRTEEEELRQLRFQHAVAQLENPMQLRNKRRLIARLKTIYNEKLREAQQASAK
- the rplP gene encoding 50S ribosomal protein L16, with the translated sequence MLMPRRTKYRKQQKGRIRGLASRGTQLEFGDFGIKALEPARITARQIEAARVAITRKLKRTGKVYIRIFPDKPVTKKPAEVRMGKGKGSVEFWVAVVQPGRILFEVGGVPEELAREALRLASHKLPIKTKFVMRPELVATSRR